In a genomic window of Syntrophorhabdaceae bacterium:
- a CDS encoding NAD(P)H-dependent glycerol-3-phosphate dehydrogenase, with product MKIGLIGAGAWGTAFALHLARTGKEILLWVFEKELFDIVKKTRENAYYLPGFILPDNITFTNNVKDLPEFSGNIIIASPSFALRNTVGAVSKELEDKKILILTKGIENGTNLFMSDVVREVTYGKAHIASLSGPSFAKEVAEGLFTSAVVASKDKELALYFQRTIHSNTFRIYTSDDPVGVELGGAMKNIMAIGAGIIQGMNLGTNTLAAYITRSLAELK from the coding sequence ATGAAGATAGGCCTGATAGGGGCAGGCGCCTGGGGTACGGCCTTCGCACTCCACCTTGCGAGAACAGGAAAAGAGATACTGTTATGGGTCTTTGAAAAAGAACTCTTCGATATTGTGAAGAAAACAAGGGAGAACGCCTATTATCTCCCTGGCTTCATCCTGCCCGATAACATCACCTTTACCAATAACGTGAAAGACCTACCTGAATTTTCCGGGAATATCATTATTGCTTCCCCCTCTTTTGCCTTGCGAAACACTGTTGGCGCCGTCTCTAAAGAGTTAGAGGACAAAAAGATACTGATTCTCACAAAAGGGATAGAAAACGGCACGAACCTGTTTATGAGTGATGTCGTCAGAGAAGTGACCTATGGAAAAGCTCATATTGCCTCCCTTTCGGGACCGTCTTTTGCAAAAGAGGTGGCAGAAGGTCTTTTTACGTCTGCTGTGGTTGCTTCAAAAGATAAGGAGCTTGCCCTCTATTTTCAGAGAACCATACACAGCAATACCTTCAGGATATACACAAGTGATGACCCCGTCGGTGTTGAGCTCGGCGGGGCTATGAAAAATATCATGGCAATCGGCGCCGGTATCATTCAGGGTATGAACCTCGGCACGAATACACTGGCAGCGTACATAACCCGTTCGCTTGCTGAATTGAAAA